From Cannabis sativa cultivar Pink pepper isolate KNU-18-1 chromosome 8, ASM2916894v1, whole genome shotgun sequence, a single genomic window includes:
- the LOC133030524 gene encoding uncharacterized protein LOC133030524: protein MNKALMAKLAWFLASNKDRPWTKCFLEKYCKFESFWSVSSKSNDSHKWKAILETRDILLRGSMFVAASGDTINFWTQPWIPWLDHHEFTELMQQIRLRRYTISTLADVSIDNEWNEGIIFQIFGEELGNRIIQIPRIPTPFSDQIYWKNSLTGQFSVKSAYFLDQSWRFAPPNKVWNWLWEGGIHPKTSIILWRLLNEAIPTKNRLPFVRDKDCILCDRGGECAIHLFRDCSFAKAVWFGSNLPLKIDCIPGGNMRTFVENLISSLPFQDRKELLNFIGCVFSEIWHQRNATWTRNLVANPTSAIINIMSAVREIKNALACSEGTIMELHQNHMSLKDDNLETSSPIEEVRHVLFTDASWIKGVAGIAAIGVERSTGRWFVKAQRSHSQSALEAELRAILLALNWAVEEGWKEVHILSDSLVAVTALSTQDRPPEWKSSTIYFSIVKLLKNFVVCKFFYINRSLNTVADGVAKGARVAYEQHILYQGEGIPPVIPIYFSA, encoded by the coding sequence ATGAACAAAGCTTTGATGGCTAAGTTGGCGTGGTTTCTTGCTTCGAACAAAGATAGACCCTGGACAAAATGTTTTCTGGAAAAATACTGTAAATTTGAAAGCTTCTGGAGTGTTAGTTCAAAAAGTAATGATTCTCATAAATGGAAGGCCATTCTAGAAACAAGAGATATTTTGTTAAGGGGCTCAATGTTTGTGGCTGCTTCAGGGGACACCATCAATTTTTGGACACAACCGTGGATACCCTGGTTGGATCATCATGAGTTCACAGAGTTGATGCAACAAATTCGATTGAGAAGATACACGATTTCAACTCTAGCTGATGTCTCCATAGACAATGAATGGAACGAGGGGATCATCTTTCAAATATTTGGAGAAGAGCTAGGGAATCGTATCATTCAGATTCCTAGAATACCAACCCCTTTCTCAGATCAGATCTACTGGAAGAATAGTCTCACGGGGCAATTTTCTGTTAAATCTGCTTATTTCTTAGATCAATCTTGGAGGTTTGCTCCTCCTAATAAGGTCTGGAATTGGTTGTGGGAAGGAGGGATTCACCCAAAAACCTCAATCATCTTATGGAGACTGCTGAATGAAGCTATTCCTACTAAGAATAGACTCCCTTTTGTTCGGGATAAAGACTGCATCTTATGTGACAGGGGAGGGGAATGTGCAATTCACCTTTTTCGGGATTGCAGTTTTGCTAAGGCGGTCTGGTTTGGAAGCAATCTACCTTTGAAGATTGATTGTATTCCAGGCGGTAACATGCGTACTTTTGTGGAGAATTTGATATCTTCTCTGCCATTTCAGGACAGAAAGGAGTTGCTTAATTTCATCGGGTGCGTTTTCTCTGAAATTTGGCATCAGAGAAATGCCACTTGGACTAGGAACTTGGTTGCCAATCCCACTTCAGCTATCATTAACATCATGAGTGCAGTTCGAGAGATCAAGAATGCGCTTGCTTGTTCAGAAGGGACGATCATGGAATTACATCAAAACCATATGTCTTTAAAAGATGACAATCTGGAGACGAGTTCTCCAATTGAGGAGGTCAGACATGTCCTCTTTACGGATGCTTCCTGGATTAAAGGAGTGGCAGGAATTGCTGCAATTGGAGTGGAGCGGTCAACTGGCAGGTGGTTTGTTAAAGCCCAAAGGTCTCATTCGCAATCTGCTCTAGAAGCAGAATTAAGAGCTATTCTTCTGGCGCTAAATTGGGCGGTTGAGGAAGGCTGGAAAGAAGTCCACATTCTCTCAGATTCCTTGGTAGCTGTCACGGCTCTTTCTACTCAAGACAGACCTCCTGAGTGGAAATCCTctacaatttatttttcaattgttAAACTTTTAAAGAACTTTGTTGTGTGcaagtttttttatattaacCGTAGTTTAAACACTGTGGCGGATGGGGTGGCCAAGGGCGCTAGAGTCGCCTATGAACAACACATTTTGTATCAAGGGGAGGGAATTCCCCCTGTGATTCCCATCTATTTTTCTGCTTAA
- the LOC133030057 gene encoding phytosulfokines-like translates to MLMKSLTFLMILAVFYLSRVEASRLLTQKTTTTTTTNPLEDQFTLLSEGLIPSLSTDQKTGLEEGGCNGGLESEEECLIRRSMAAHADYIYTQDIHGIP, encoded by the exons ATGTTGATGAAGAGCCTTACTTTCTTGATGATACTAGCTGTGTTTTATCTATCAAGAGTTGAAGCCAGCAGATTATTAACCCAAAAAACCACCACTACCACCACCACTAACCCACTAGAAGATCAATTTACACTTCTTTCTGAAGGATTAATACCATCACTTTCCACT GATCAGAAAACAGGGTTGGAGGAAGGTGGGTGCAATGGTGGTTTAGAAAGTGAAGAGGAGTGCTTGATTAGAAGGTCCATGGCTGCTCATGCAGATTACATCTACACACAAGATATTCATGGAATCCCTTGA